The following are encoded together in the Phaseolus vulgaris cultivar G19833 chromosome 9, P. vulgaris v2.0, whole genome shotgun sequence genome:
- the LOC137821473 gene encoding uncharacterized protein, whose translation MAYFQVDQTKIEGDDFLLREIEKLKNSIMKSLQDEKQIMVDPLSLLDAPNKQHVLPTIITTSSSIILHPPPLQPPKPRFLSMSLPNSANSSPRFASKKKPKSPESQCHAANLTHKLQQLPEEVHLKKTNSCSEATAYADEFDRWLSKLSALENDKWYDENLFKAEVVKESPKSVKVKHMKTTHDGFKCSALCLYLPGFGGGKEKAVKTKREESEKGGKVMSRTVSLENFECGSWSSAAISNETEGDYTNSYFDLPIDLIKCGSSEVYSAVASSFVLERDQKGILKNGSSRGSVRKSDASPRHVRFSTSSSASQPVSPVSCISPRLRKAREDFNAFLAAAQSA comes from the coding sequence ATGGCCTATTTTCAAGTAGATCAAACCAAAATAGAAGGTGATGATTTCCTTTTAAGAGAGATTGAGAAACTCAAAAACTCAATCATGAAGAGCCTCCAAGATGAGAAGCAGATCATGGTGGATCCACTTTCATTACTAGATGCTCCTAATAAACAACATGTGCTTCCAACTATAATCACAACTTCATCATCCATCATTTTGCACCCTCCACCACTACAACCTCCAAAGCCTAGATTCTTGAGCATGAGTCTCCCAAATTCAGCCAACTCTTCACCTCGCTTTGCTTCCAAGAAGAAACCAAAAAGCCCTGAATCACAATGTCATGCTGCTAACTTGACTCACAAGCTTCAGCAGTTGCCTGAAGAGGTGCATTTAAAGAAGACCAATTCATGCAGTGAAGCAACAGCATATGCTGATGAATTTGATCGCTGGTTGAGTAAACTAAGTGCATTGGAGAATGACAAGTGGTACGATGAGAACTTGTTCAAAGCTGAAGTTGTCAAAGAAAGTCCAAAGAGTGTTAAGGTTAAGCACATGAAAACCACACATGATGGATTTAAATGCAGTGCTCTTTGCCTTTATCTACCAGGCTTTGGTGGTGGTAAAGAAAAGGCAGTTAAGACAAAGAGGGAAGAATCAGAAAAGGGTGGTAAAGTAATGTCTAGAACAGTTTCCTTGGAAAATTTTGAGTGTGGCTCTTGGTCTTCTGCAGCAATATCCAATGAGACTGAAGGAGACTACACCAACTCCTACTTTGATCTGCCAATAGACCTCATCAAATGCGGTTCCAGTGAAGTGTACTCTGCTGTTGCTTCAtcttttgttttggaaagagaCCAAAAAGGGATTCTGAAGAATGGTTCCTCTAGAGGTAGTGTTAGAAAATCAGATGCATCACCTCGCCATGTTCGGTTTTCTACATCATCTTCTGCATCACAGCCTGTCTCTCCAGTATCCTGCATCTCTCCTCGTTTGAGAAAAGCTAGAGAAGATTTTAATGCCTTCTTAGCAGCAGCTCAAAGTGCATGA